Below is a genomic region from Zea mays cultivar B73 chromosome 9, Zm-B73-REFERENCE-NAM-5.0, whole genome shotgun sequence.
TATGGCTTAACACAGAGCATATTGTCCGAAGTGATTTTGAAGACGACATGGTAGCTGAGGAGGATTGGTTCCCCCTCTTTTGGGATGATTTGGTGACCAGGAAAATGGAGTAGATCAATTGGAAAGGAATCTCTTcgtattcaattttaaataaggATATGATTCCTCCGCTATAGATCCCCTCCATTTCCCCTAGTTACCAAACCATTACTTCGGTGGCATCAACTAGGGCTCTCCCTGCATAGGCCTCAAAGGTTATGCCTTCACCCTTCCCTTGTGGAATTTCTACTCTCCTTAGGGCCTGACTAAACTTTAGCCCCTCTCTTTTAGTCCCTTTTCAGGATTAAACTGCCAAATAGAGAGACTAAATGAAGGACTAAACCATTTAGTGTGTATCCTCTTGTGGGATGACTAAAACAGACCAAAAGCCTATTCTAAACATCATTTATCCCTCATTTTGCATGTGTCCCTCATTAACTACTTGCAACATGGGATATTTTGGTCATTGTTCATCTGTTTAATGATCTTTAGTCTCCTTTAGTTCCTAGAACCAAATAGGGTAGGAACTAAAATTTAGCCCATGGAGTAAAGTTTAGTTAAGAGACTAATGAAACCATACAGGGTAGAAACTAAAATTTAGTACTTGGAGTAAAGTTTAGTTCAAAGACTAATGGAACCAAACAAACCCTTATATAGGTCTCAAGTGGTTGTGGAACTCAAATCCAAGTCATTGATCAAGCATAAATGGGTTATCATCAAGCCGGCAAGCCTACCTACTAAAGGCGAAAAGCTTTCAAACAAGTGTGTGCATATGGTGTGAATGCAGATTGCACAAAAGTGGGACATGCTCTCTCGAAGTCGTGTCTGGTGTGGCTTCCCGTACTGCACTGGACACGTCAGGTACCCTTTGCTGATTACCTGATTTGTGTCCAATTTACATACTATTTGCAAACCGTATCTAATGAGGGTCTCGTATGCCACCGAATACGTCAGGTGTGCCTCTATGTTCTGAAATCAAAAAACAATCTCTTTGCAAACTATATCTAGTGCTCTATCTGGTGCGCCGAATACGTTCGGTGAATTTTGAACTGCACTATATTATTTCTTTGACTTTCTTTGCTTGGGCTTGACTTGACTTGTGAATTGGACATTTGCATGACTTAGGCAAACCTTTAATATGTCCTTTAAGTCATTTGCTTCACAATTTGATTCAAATTGGTCTAAGTTGATCTTCTAGTTTCTTTGCATATATTGTATAAGTTTCTGATGCATCATTTTGCACTATATAATTAATCACTTAGCAAGAATGTTACTCCAATTAGTTGTGCTGGTCTTGAAACACAAAATTCAATATTGAAATGGTGAGGTCAATTTTCTTCTTAATCTCATCTTTttaggtgattgatgacaacacaaccaaaacaAGTAATAAATAATACTCCTTccatttctttttatttgtcgctggatagtgcaatgtATAACTTTACAAATGACTTGCCAAGGATATGTATGCGTATAGATAGAATTCAGAAACTATAAATTTAAAATTTATGCAAGACATAATTTTTTAGACCGTATCTGCAACCACTAGTATTTTTCTATTGGAGTTTTCCTCATAATCTTCTCCCCTTTTGAAAGATTTCtcagatttttttttctttttccaatgaAAATTTATGCAAGGCCTTCAGGTCGGCGTTGCGCAGGCTAAGGTTGCTCTGCAGGTGCTCCAGCACGTCGCCGCTGGCCGCGTGCATGCAGAAGTTCTCGAACGCGCGCTTGAAGTCCGGGATGTAGGGCGCGGCGGCCGAGGCATCCCCGGGCGCGGTCGTCGGCGCTGGGGTCGAGGCCTTGGACGGGAACAGGTGGCGGAACAGCACGCCCGCGAAGAAGAGCAACTGCTCGGAGAACGGCAGCACCAGGGGCCCCCGGGTGGTGATGTTGGTCTTGAGCGCGTGCCCAGTGCCCACCCACCTCCAGCAGGTCGCGGCTGATTTTTTTTTAGAAAAGGGAATATTATTAATATTCCAGCTTCTGTATCGGTTGATACATTCGGCTGTCAAACTCACAAACATGGGGTTCCACATTGGAACGAAATCTTACATTCTACAAAGGTTTCATAAATTTAAGCTCTCAAACTATGCTCTCAATCTATGAAAAAAAGACCATCCATTATTTGAAAAGATCTCCATCATTGTTGTTTCAAGCACACGACAGGCCCATTTTACTTGAGGTCTGTCCTCCTCCTTCTGCAACAGTGTCCAGAACCTTGTCCAATGTGTCCCTCTGAAAGTGACCTGCAAGGGAGTGGAAACTTGTGCATTATCAAAAACCACATCATTACGACTTAACCATATAGCCCAACAGAGGGCACATGCTCCAACCCAAATCAGGCTCTTAAGTCTAGAATTTAAACCTTTTAGCCAAGTGCCAAACATATGTTGGATGCACGAAGGTGGAGTAATGTTAAATGAAATTTGTACACCTCTCCAAACACATCTAGCCATATGACAGTCAAAGAAAAGGTGTTGAATGGATTCATCTAAGTTACATCCACAACATTTAACACTTCCTTTCCACTGTTTTTTGCTAAATTATCCTTTGTTAGAACTATGCCTTTAACTAAGTACCACATAAAAATTTTAATCTTCAAAGGTAGCTTTAAATCCCAGATGGGGTGGTTTCTCGAAACAATGTTCGGGGCGACTAAAGCCCTATACATAGAGCTGACCGTAAACTGACCTTGCTGGAGAAGATCCCAAACAAACGTGTCTCTTCGATCAGATAGACTAATAGTAAATACTATAGCTACTACCTTATTCAAAGCAGCTAGATTATTTACATTAAGTGACCGACGAAAAGCCACGTTAAGTTGATTATGTTGAAGAACATTAGCTACTGTTGCCTTTTTCTTTCTCACAATGTTGTACAGATCTGGAAATTGGTCTTTCAAAGGGACAGACCCCAACCATTTATCTTCCCAGAACTGAATCTGTGTACCATCCCCTAACACAAATGACCCATTCTCATAAAGTCCTGTTTTACCGCCATAAGTCCGGACCAAAAGTGAGAATCATCGGGCCTGTGTTCTACTTGGGTTATTGTTTTATTTTTAAGATACTTATTTCGAAGGAGACTTTGCCAGATGCCTTGTTCGTTAATGAGTCTAAAAAGCCATTTACTTAGAAGACATCTATTTTGTAACCTCAGATCTAGGATGCCAAGACCCCCTAAATCCTTGGGTGTGCACAAAACACTCCATTTAGTTAGCCTATATTTCTTTTTGAGTCCCCCACCATCCCAGAAGAAACGAGACCTAAACTGGTCCAAACGTTTAAGGACTTCCCGTGGAACTTCGAAAAAAGAGAACATGAACATAGCTAAGCTACTAAGTATCGAGTTAATAAGCACCAGGCGACCGCCGACTGAGAGaagtttacctttccatccacttAGTTTTTTCTGAAACCTTTCTTCGACTACCCTCCATTCTCTATTACTCAATTTTCTGTGGTGTATCGGAATACCTAGATATTTGAATGGAAAGCTCCCCACGCCACACCCAAAGATGTCAGAGTATTCTAATTCTAACTCTTTGGCAGCACCATAGCAGAAAAGTTCGCTTTTATGGAAGTTGATTTTTAGGCCTGAAAGTTGCTCAAATGCACATAGCACTAGCTTCATGTTGTTAGCCTTTTCTAAATCATCTTCCATGAAGATAATCGTATCATCTGCGTATTGGAGTATTGAAAGTCCTCCATCTACCAGGTGTGGTATAACACCAACGACTTGCCCCAAGTCTTTGGCTCGATTTATGAGAATGGCAAGCATGTCGACCACTATATTAAAAAGAATAGGTGACAGAGGGTCTCCCTGTCGAACTCCTTTTTTGGTCTGAAAATAATGGCCATAATCATCGTTAACTTTTATTGAAACACTTCCTTTTTCCACCACCTGTTGCATCCACTTACACCAGGTTTGAGAAAAACCTTTCATCCGTAACACTTGTTGTATAAATGGCCATTTTATTTTATCGTACGCCTTTTCGAAATCTAGCTTAAGGATTACACCATTTTTCTTTCTTTTGTGCATCTCATGAATGGTCTCATGAAGGATAACCACTCCTTCCAAGAGATATCTACCAGGGATGAAGACTGTTTGAGTAGGTTGGATTATCTTTTTGGCGACGATTGATATTCTATTTGTAAGGACTTTTGTAAAAATCTTAAAACTAACATTTAAAAGACAAATCGGTCTAAAATTTTCCACTTTTATAGCCTCTTTTTTCGGCACCAGAGTAACTACTCCAAAGTTGAGACTATGGAGTGGCAAAATCCCATTGTGGAAATCCTCAAAAAGTGCCAGTAAGTCCTTTTTTATAACCTCCCAAAAGTTTTGGTAAAACTCAGCAGGAAAACCATCTGGACCTGGCGCCTTATTGTGTTCCAATTGGAAAATCACTTTTTTTATCTCAGCTTTTGAGAAACTCCCTATCAACAACTCATTCTCGATATTCGATACTTGCGGGATGTCATCACGCGTATCTTCATCTAACGAGAAATGATTTAAATTTGGCGATCCAAATAACTTTTTGTAAtaatctgttatatatattttttaagATTATTTTGGCCAATGATTATCCCTTCCTCCTGTTCCAATTGTGTTATTTTCGTCTTACGATTTCTACCACTTGCTAGAAGGTGAAAAAATTTAGTATTATTGTCGCCTTTTAATAACGTAGTTGCTTTCGATCGTTGAATCCAGTATATCTCTTCCTCTCTAAGCAACTTTGTTAATTCGGTAGAAAGACAATACTTATGTTCCTGCTCTTGTGGGGAGAGAATCCCCTCCTCCCTTTTTTTATCCAAAGATTCTAAGGAAGTAAGCAAGAACCGCTTTCTTTTCCTAGTATTCCCAAGCACATTTTTTGACCAACCTCTCAGGTAACGCCGCAGAGCTCTAAGTTTATTTTGCCATCTAACTAGGGAAGAGCTTCCCCTATTTTCCTTGTTCCACACCTTTGCTACCAATTCATGAAAACCTTCCATGTACAACCAGGAGAGCTCAAATCTGAACATTTGGTTATTTCCTCTATAGGAGGCATTTtcactttgaaacaataaaggtgtGTGATCTGAAATATCTCTCGATAGGGCCTCAACCACCGATAAAGGGAATTTTCGTTCCCACTCAGCGCTCACCAAAATCCTGTCAAGCTTCTCATATGTCGGGTTCGGCCTAGAGCTAGCCCAGGTAAATTTACGGCCAGAGAGCTCCAGTTCCCGAAGATTAAGAGATTCTATGCAGGCATTAAACAAGTTCGGCCACCTGTTATCAAAACGGTCACTACTTTTTTCCGCCGGGTTTCTTATAATATTAAAATCTCCTCCTACCAAAATTGACATTGTCTCTGTACTGATGACATTGACTAACTCTGTAAGAAAACGGACTTTATGTTCAGGTTGCGCTGCACCACATCCTCCTCCTGGTACACGGAGCGGAAGGCGCGGTCGTCGGCGGCCTTGTGCGTCGCACCACGTGCTCCAGCTGGTACTTGGCGCGGTGGAAGTCGCGGCGGCTGTTGGACAGCAGCACCGCCGCGCAGTCGCACCCGGCCCGGAAGAAGGCGTTGAGGATGAGCATGGAGCGGCGCCTTCCGGGGTACCACGTGAAGGAGACGGCCTCCGTGCTGACCACCACGGCTAGGCCCGCGCCGCTGGCCTGCAGCATGTCGCGGGGCAGGTCGACGGCGATGACCCCCGCGCTGCAGCCCATGCCGCCCAGGTTGTAGCTCAGGATGTTCCCGCGCATCTCGTAGTGGTTCACGATCATGGCCGACAAGCGACGGCGTCGGGTTGAAGAGGCTGCAGTTGACCACCAGCACTCCCACGTGCCGGACGCTGCACTTGTCGAAGAGCTCGTGCAGCGCCGCGAACATGGCCGTGGACGCCTCGGCGAGGCCGGTCCATATAAATAGTAAAAAACAAATTATTAAAGGGTTAAGTTGTAAATTTTAATATGTTTTTATGGGCTTCTAAATAGTGGATGTGATGGACTGTAAAATATGGTTTCCGTGCGCATGTGTAGCCCAGCGTCACGACACATGCTCAAAAATAAGATCACACCCGTTTTGACTACGGCTCGTTGGTGATGGGCCGGGTGACCGACTCAACTGTGAGCTCAGCCCAACGGAAACCGTTGCTATCCTACATTCCTACTACCCGCCCCGGCCGGGCCCATTCATACCGATGGGCTCCAAGGCCCAATGCTCATCTTTAGTGCATGCGATGCGATCGACTAACATCGAGCCAGTAACTAGTGCAAACTCACATGCTGCTAAAAACTTATTTAAGGAGGGTTTGGATTCAACACACAGACTAGGGTTTCCAGGCATGTGGATGTGCTCTGTCGGTGTATTTATGGATGCACGGCAACATTCAATTGGTGGCAGCTagctatagatgtccaaacggtaCGGGCCGCCTGTTTGGCCCGAAACCCGACCCGATTTTGACCCGGTACCAACCCGACCCGACCCGATCTCCACCGTGCCCGGGTCGGGCCGGCCCGACGGCCGGGCCGTGTATGGGCCGCTCCCTCGACACGATGTACTTGGCACGGCCCGGCCCGTTGAAACAGGAGGCACGTCGCTGGCCCGTTAAAAAATTTGCCGCGGCCCCAATCCCATACGGCCATACCTATCCGGTCGACCGCTCGTCCGCTCCCCACTCCCCAGTCCCCAGGCAGTGGCACCCACCGCAGTCACTCCTCCCCACGCGGCGCCGTTCCCCTAACCCTAATCCCCTTCGCTTTCGCTTCGCACGACGGCGGTGGACCTCAGCGGTGGCGGTGCTCCACTCCTCCCCAGTCCCCACTCGGCCACCGCCCTGCTCACCGGTGGTAAGTCGTCGACTTGGGCCACCGCCTCaccgagtcaccgcctcgccgctCGCCGGTAAGTCACCGGCTCACCCGTCTTCTTCCCCTTCTGGCCTTCTACGGTGCTTCCCAGAACTGCTCTGTGTTGGATCCTTGGCTTCCCGTGCTCAATCCACTCCCCAGATCCGCTCCCCAGATCCGCTCCCCAGAACTGTTCTTCGGTAAGGCGCCGGTAAGTCCCCACTCCCCAGATCCGCTCTGTGTTGGATCCTTGGCTTCCCGTGCTCGATCCACTCCTCGGTTGCGCGACTACGGTGCTCCCTGCTCTGGTTTTCCTAATCCTACATTCCTACCTAACCCTAAATCCTTAATACTCCCTGCTCTGGTGCTCCACTGCTCCTCAATCCTCATCCTCTGGTgttcctcatcctcatcctcggCTGGCGACCAGTAGGTGACTCGGTGCTCCGATTGCGTTAGGTATGCTGTTGATTGCTCCTTAATAAATCTGTTGATTGATGTTAGTATGTTGAGGTCATTCTCATTGTGTATGAACTTTGAATGGAGGTATCGGCCTTGTTCCGGTGCCGCACAGTTGTTGAGGAGCCGTGGTCGCCATGGAACTGGATCCGGCCGCTGAGGATGATGCGGAGGAATACCGACTTGAGGCACATAACGAGGAGCAGGATGCAAGGGCCTTTCTCGGCATCGGCAACGATGATGCTCCTGTTGCTGGTACTGGTATGGGCTCAACTAGCCCCACCCCCACTGCTGCTGATGGTAGCAGTACTGGTACTGGTACTAGTGCCAATGCCTCCAGGAAGAGATCCAAAGTCTGGAATGACTTTGAGGAGCTGACTAATCTCGTCAATGGTAAGAGGGTAAGGTATGGTGCCCTTTGCAAATACTGTAAGCAGACCTTCAGTGCTAAATCTAGTTGTGggactggccatttgcttcggcatAATTGCAATGCTAAAAAGGAACAACAACGTAGTGGCATTGTTCAGTCTCTTCTTAAGTATAATCCTGATGGTTCTCTAGTTCGATGGGAATACTCTAATGCTGTTGCTAGAACTGAATTATGTCGTTTGATAGCTAGAGAGGATTTGCCTTTATGGTTTGGTGAATCTGATGCTTTTCAAGAGTACATTACTAAAGCACATAATCCTAAATTTGTGAAGTCATCTAGGCAAACAACAGCTAGGGATCTAATTAAGCTTTACAATGAACGTGTGCTTAAGCTTATTGAGTCATTTAAATCTGTTTCATCAGTTGCTCTAACTTCTGATATTTGGAATGGTAAAGCTAAAGAGGACTACATTTCTGTTGTTGCTCATTTTGTGAATTCGAATTGGGAGCTAGAAAAAAGGTTGATTGGTCTTAGGCTCATAGATGTGAAACATTCTGGAAATAATATAGCAGAACGTGTTAACATGGTTGCTGATGAGTATGGtttatgtgataaaatatttgctaTTACTCTTGACAATGCTTCCTCTAATCAAACTGCTATGTATTATCTTAAACCATTGTTTTCTGGTTATCTTGGAGCTCTaactgatgttgatgatgatgaatTGTCTTCCATTCTTTTGCATCAACGCTGTGCATGTCACATTATTAATCTAATAGTAAAGTCAGGTTTGAAAAGAGTAAAACATTATCTTGAGGACTTTAGAACTGCCATAAACTTTTTGAATTCATCAAACCAAAGAATTGCTGCATACAAGAGTTACTGTTTAAGTATGGGTATTTGTCCTAGAAAGTTTGGTGTGGATATGGATGTTAGGTGGAACTCAACTTTTTTAATGCTGAAACACCTTATGCCACACAAAAGCACATTTTCTGTCTTCATCCAAACTAATTATACTTTGGCATGTGATGGTACCCCTTTATTAACTAACAACCACTGGTATGTTGCTGAGAAACTGTTATCATTTCTTCAACTGTTCTATGATTCTACTGTTATTTTGTCTGGTGTTTATTACCCAACTGCTCCATTAATGTTGCATCAAATACTTAAAATTGCTAGACACTTGAATGCTTTTGAAAATGATACACTACTGAGGCAAGCTGTTGTTCAAATGAAAGATAAATATTTCAAATATTGGAGAGATATACCCATTCTATATGCTTTTGCTTTCATACTAGATCCTAGAGCTAAGATGAGAGGTTTTCATAAAGCACTACAGCGCCTATCAGCTTTTACTGGTACAGATTATTCTAGACTTCCTCAGGATGTGAGGAAAGGGTTAACTAAACTTTATCAGATTTATGACACAAAGTTTGGTGATGTGCGCTTACGTGTACATGAACCATCATCCACAACTGAGGGTAAGAACAAATCTGCCTGGGATGACATATATGGTGATGATGATATTGGTAGTGGTAGGAGATCTGGTTCTGGTAGTAATGTTGCATCTAATTCTTCCTGGCCTAATACTGCTCAGTCTGAGTTGTCTGCATACCTTGATAGTGATACTGTCAATCAATTTGATGACAGTTTCAGCATTCTGGGTTGGTGGCATGGGCATAAACTTACTTATCCTGTTCTATCTATACTAGCTAAGGATGTCATGACAGTTCCTGCTTCTACTATATCTTCAGAATCTACTTTTAGTTTGGTTGGCAGGGTGATTGAGGAACGTCGTCGACGGCTCACACCGGACATGGTGGAGGTTCTATCATGCATCAAAGACTGGGAGTTAGCAGATTTACACATGCAACACAATCTTGAGAAGGACACACTAGAAATAGAATCTGTCCTTGAAAGCTTAAACAATGATGGAGGACAACAAGGAAGTCAGTCAAGGGCTCAAGAGTGAATTATTGTAACTTGTAATCTTATCCTTTGTCTCTATTTCTTGTGAGTTGTGACTTGTGACTTGTTGTATTGAACATTGAACTATGAACATTATAAATTTGAGCTGGCTGCACTCTTTTTTCCTTcctagggttttctcacgaggtgtgagtttttacctgggaaggtttttaatgaggcagcattGCACGAACAACtcattaatatatttcttgtgtcGTTTTTTGTGTTTATTGTAAATTCTGTTATATAATTATATATGTGATTTTCTGTGAATTTCGTGCCAGGCCCGGCCCTGTACCACTGGGCTGACCAGTACAATGGTACGGCCCGGCCCGCCCGAATACCTAtcgggccgtgcctgggccgaggGTCCGGCACGCCGGGTTAGCCCGGCACGACCCGAAGTCTGCCCGTGCCGAGTGCGTGCCCGGGCCGAGTCGGGCCGGGCGACACGTTTGGACATGTATACAGCTAGCCAATGCTGCCCATGTAATGGTACTGCAGGTACGGGTGTATTAAAACATTAATTTTGACACGTATAACTTATTCGTTAGAGAGacggggtggtggtggtggtggtgcggtctgcGGTCACTACGCGTAGTGGTA
It encodes:
- the LOC103640425 gene encoding LOW QUALITY PROTEIN: 3-ketoacyl-CoA synthase 10 (The sequence of the model RefSeq protein was modified relative to this genomic sequence to represent the inferred CDS: inserted 1 base in 1 codon; deleted 2 bases in 2 codons) — translated: ICFLLFIWTGLAEASTAMFAALHELFDKCSVRHVGVLVVNCSLFNPTPSLSAMIVNHYEMRGNILSYNLGGMGCSAGVIAVDLPRDMLQASGAGLAVVVSTEAVSFTWYPGRRRSMLILNAFFRAGCDCAAVLLSNSRRDFHRAKYQLEHVVXTHKAADDRAFRSVYQEEDVVQRNLNINRDLLEVGGHGHALKTNITTRGPLVLPFSEQLLFFAGVLFRHLFPSKASTPAPTTAPGDASAAAPYIPDFKRAFENFCMHAASGDVLEHLQSNLSLRNADLKALHKFSLEKEKKI